In Fundulus heteroclitus isolate FHET01 unplaced genomic scaffold, MU-UCD_Fhet_4.1 scaffold_98, whole genome shotgun sequence, one DNA window encodes the following:
- the LOC118562580 gene encoding interferon-induced protein 44-like isoform X1: MAQYPKGVLELFPDNHRKPFAPTAESPILDEPWRELQWGKKQEDLRYVQEYKPAQDDIKYLRVLLYGPVGAGKSSFINSVSNVIRGRMSNIALASAMTSDISFTRKYETHKFIKGRGSSKTFYPVVFNDIMGLEEGDNRGVHENDINLALRGHVKEGYKFNPVSPLTEGDPGYNPTPSADDKVHVLVCVMSINASQIKSSVLEKMKNVREKASELGIPQMAMMTHIDEVCGEIEKDLRNVYKSKHLRKKMKDFSAAVGIPMNCIFPVKNYSEEIDLKDDIDTLILCALRKMIDFGDDFIEKF; encoded by the exons ATGGCTCAATATCCAAAAGGTGTATTGGAGTTGTTTCCGG ACAACCACAGGAAGCCTTTTG ctCCAACAGCTGAGTCTCCAA ttctggatgaaCCGTGGAGGGAACTACAATGGGG aaaaaaacaggaggaTCTTCGGTATGTGCAGGAATACAAGCCTGCACAAGATGACATCAAGTACCTTCGAGTCCTCCTGTACGGACCTGTTGGAGCTGGGAAGTCCAGTTTCATCAACTCTGTCAGTAACGTCATTAGAGGACGGATGTCAAATATTGCTTTGGCCAGTGCGATGACCTCTGACATAAGCTTTACccgaaag TATGAAACTCATAAATTCATTAAAGGACGAGGAAGCTCAAAGACGTTTTACCCTGTTGTCTTCAACGACATCATGGGTTTGGAAGAGGGGGACAACAGAGGAGTTCATGAAAATGACATCAATCTGGCTTTACGAGGACACGTGAAGGAAGGTTACAAG TTCAACCCAGTTTCTCCACTAACTGAAGGTGACCCGGGCTACAACCCGACACCCTCCGCTGATGACAAAGTCCATGTGCTGGTCTGTGTGATGTCTATAAATGCTTCACAGATTAAATCATCAGTTCTGGAGAAGATGAAGAACGTCAGAGAAAAAGCCAGTGAACTGG GAATTCCTCAAATGGCCATGATGACGCACATCGATGAAGTTTGTGGTGAAATCGAGAAAGACCTGAGAAACGTGTACAAGAGCAAACACCTGAGGAAAAAG aTGAAAGACTTCAGTGCAGCAGTTGGAATCCCAATGAACTGCATCTTTCCTGTGAAGAACTATAGCGAAGAAATTGACCTGAAAGATGATATCGATACTCTGATCCTGTGCGCTCTGCGGAAAATGATCGACTTTGGAGacgattttattgaaaaattttaa
- the LOC118562580 gene encoding interferon-induced protein 44-like isoform X2, protein MGKKKQEDLRYVQEYKPAQDDIKYLRVLLYGPVGAGKSSFINSVSNVIRGRMSNIALASAMTSDISFTRKYETHKFIKGRGSSKTFYPVVFNDIMGLEEGDNRGVHENDINLALRGHVKEGYKFNPVSPLTEGDPGYNPTPSADDKVHVLVCVMSINASQIKSSVLEKMKNVREKASELGIPQMAMMTHIDEVCGEIEKDLRNVYKSKHLRKKMKDFSAAVGIPMNCIFPVKNYSEEIDLKDDIDTLILCALRKMIDFGDDFIEKF, encoded by the exons ATGGGG aa aaaaaaacaggaggaTCTTCGGTATGTGCAGGAATACAAGCCTGCACAAGATGACATCAAGTACCTTCGAGTCCTCCTGTACGGACCTGTTGGAGCTGGGAAGTCCAGTTTCATCAACTCTGTCAGTAACGTCATTAGAGGACGGATGTCAAATATTGCTTTGGCCAGTGCGATGACCTCTGACATAAGCTTTACccgaaag TATGAAACTCATAAATTCATTAAAGGACGAGGAAGCTCAAAGACGTTTTACCCTGTTGTCTTCAACGACATCATGGGTTTGGAAGAGGGGGACAACAGAGGAGTTCATGAAAATGACATCAATCTGGCTTTACGAGGACACGTGAAGGAAGGTTACAAG TTCAACCCAGTTTCTCCACTAACTGAAGGTGACCCGGGCTACAACCCGACACCCTCCGCTGATGACAAAGTCCATGTGCTGGTCTGTGTGATGTCTATAAATGCTTCACAGATTAAATCATCAGTTCTGGAGAAGATGAAGAACGTCAGAGAAAAAGCCAGTGAACTGG GAATTCCTCAAATGGCCATGATGACGCACATCGATGAAGTTTGTGGTGAAATCGAGAAAGACCTGAGAAACGTGTACAAGAGCAAACACCTGAGGAAAAAG aTGAAAGACTTCAGTGCAGCAGTTGGAATCCCAATGAACTGCATCTTTCCTGTGAAGAACTATAGCGAAGAAATTGACCTGAAAGATGATATCGATACTCTGATCCTGTGCGCTCTGCGGAAAATGATCGACTTTGGAGacgattttattgaaaaattttaa
- the LOC110367814 gene encoding interferon-induced protein 44-like — translation MVDNLQKTELRDVLSVPSKVQEDRQYVQEYKPAKDDIRYLRVLLYGPVGAGKSSLINSVSNVFRGRVSSPALTSATLSNQSFTTTYQTHKFIEGQGSSKTIYPVVFIDMMGLEEGDNRGVHENDIKLALQGHVKEGHKFNPVSPLTQRDPGYNPTPSADDKVHVLVCVISANALQIKSSILQKMKNVRETASELGIPQIAIMTNIDGLCGEIQKDLKNVYMSKLVEKKMKDFSAAVGIPMNCIFPVKNYSHEIDLKDDVDTLTLSALRKMIDFGDDFIEKI, via the exons ATGGTCGATAACCTGCAAAA GACAGAACTAAGGGATGTACTTTCTGTTCCCAGTAAAGTACAGGAGGATCGTCAATATGTGCAGGAATACAAGCCCGCAAAAGATGACATCAGGTACCTTCGAGTCCTCCTGTACGGACCTGTTGGTGCTGGGAAGTCCAGTTTAATCAACTCTGTCAGTAACGTATTTCGGGGCCGGGTATCATCTCCTGCTTTGACCAGTGCCACCCTCTCCAACCAAAGCTTCACCACAACG TATCAGACTCATAAATTCATCGAAGGACAAGGAAGCTCAAAGACAATTTACCCTGTGGTCTTCATCGACATGATGGGTCTGGAAGAGGGGGACAACAGAGGAGTTCATGAAAATGACATCAAGCTGGCTTTACAAGGACATGTAAAGGAGGGTCACAAG TTCAACCCAGTTTCTCCACTAACTCAACGTGACCCAGGCTACAACCCGACCCCCTCTGCTGATGACAAAGTCCATGTGCTGGTCTGTGTGATCTCTGCCAACGCATTACAGATTAAATCATCAATTCTGCAGAAGATGAAGAACGTCAGAGAAACAGCCAGTGAGCTGG GAATTCCTCAAATAGCCATAATGACTAACATTGATGGACTCTGCGGTGAAATTCAAAAAGACCTGAAAAATGTGTACATGAGCAAGCTCGTGGAAAAAAAG ATGAAAGACTTTAGTGCAGCAGTGGGAATCCCAATGAACTGCATCTTTCCTGTGAAGAACTACAGCCATGAAATCGACCTGAAAGATGATGTCGATACTCTGACCCTGAGCGCCCTGCGGAAAATGATCGACTTTGGAGACGACTTTATTGAGAAGATTTAA